DNA from Streptomyces luteogriseus:
AGCGGCCCCGGCTGCGGGCGGCCGAGCAGGTCAGGTCCTCCAGTGCGGCGTACAGCCGCTCCGGGTGGAAGGGGCGGCGCCGGCTCCAGACCAGCGTGGAGACGCCGTGCGCGTCTGCCTCGGCGGGCAGCAGGGCGCAGGCCGGGTGCTGGGCGGCGGCGGCCGCCTCGACGTCGAAGCCGGCCAGGGCGGCCTGGGCCAGCGGGGAGAGCGGACGCAGGCGCGGGGTCGGCACCGTCAGACCGTCGTCGACCGGGTCCGCGGAGACTCCCTGACCGATCGGGACCTGGCGGGCCGTCGGGTGCAGCTGCGCGAGCAGCTCGCGGTCCTCGTCGTCGGCCTCCGGGGAGTCGGCGACCGCGAGGACGGGGGCGTACTCCAGCTGGCGCGCGAAGGTGTCGGCGACCGTGCGCTGGTCGGTGGCGGCCGCGGCGAGACCGCCGTCGGCCAGGTCGTCGCCGTTGCCGAGGCAGGGCAGGACCAGGGCCGGGTCGACGGCGGTGATCACACCGGTGACGGTGAGACCGCCGGCCGTGACGACCTCGGCCATGGCCTTGGGCTCGACCGAGTCCCACAGTTCGACGACGGCGAGCCGGGTGCCGCCGGCGTCCCGCAGCCGTTCCAGCTCGGGCACCAGGTCCTCGCGCAGGGCGCAGCAGGCGCAGTCGTTGACCAGCGGCGCCTCCCCCGCGTCGAGGATGCCGGAGGCGTCCCTGATGGTCCGTACGACCGTGCCCGCGGCGGCCGTCGCCAGGTCGTGGTGGAGGACGACACTGCCGGGGACGTCGGCCAGTAGCCGCGCGACGGCCGCCTTGCGGGCGTCGGCGTGCAGCCCGCCGACGATCACGACGGGGAGCCCAGGAGGGACAGCCACGGGATCAGCCCTTCTTTCCGTACCGGCGCTCGAAGCGCTCCACGCGGCCGGCGGTGTCCAGGACGCGGGCCGTGCCGGTGTAGAAGGGGTGGCTCACGTCGGAGATCTCGACGTCGACGACCGGGTAGGTGTTGCCGTCCTCCCACTCGACGGTCTTCTCGCCCGCCGTGGCGGAAAGGGTCGAGCGGGTGAGGAAGGCGTAGTTCGCGGCACGGTCGCGGAAGACGACGGGGCCGTAGTCCGGGTGGATTCCCTGGCGCATGGTCAGCGCTCCTCTCGGAAGTCGACGTGGCGGCCGGCGACCGGATCGAACTTGCGCAGGGTCATGCGGTCCGGGTCGTTGCGGCGGTTCTTGCGGGTCACGTAGGTGAAGCCGGTCCCGGCGGTGGACCGGAGCTTGATGACCGGACGGAGTTCGTTGCGTGCCATGCCGCTATGATACTGAAAATGAAATCCATTTCCACAACATGAGGCAGAGAGGTACGTCACCACCCATGTCCGCGCACTGCATGCTGACCGGCACCCGGCCGGGCTTCGGCAACCGCATCTCGCACTCCCACCGGCGCACGTCGCGCCGGTTCGACCCCAACATCCAGTCCAAGCGCTACTGGCTGCCGAGCGAGGGCCGGCACGTACGGCTCCGGCTCAGCACGAAGGGGATCAAGACCGTCGACACGATCGGGATCGAGGCGGCCGTCGCCCGGATCCGCGCCCGGGGAGTGAGGATCTGATGGCCAAGAAGAGCAAGATCGCGAAGAACGACAGGCGGCAGGAGGTCGTCGCGCGGTACGCCGCCAGGCGGGCCGAACTGAAGGAGATCATCCGGCGGCCGTCGTCGACGGAGGCCGAACGGCTCGCCGCACAGGCGGAGCTGCGCAGGCAGCCGCGCGACGCGAGCGCCACGCGCGTGCGCAACCGCGACGGCGTCGACGGCCGGCCGCGCGGCTACTTCCGGGCGTTCGGGCTGTCCCGGGTGAATCTGCGGGAGCAGGCGCACGCGGGGTACCTGCCCGGGGTGCGCAAGTCCTCCTGGTGAGAGGCGCGCCCCGGGGCTCTTGACCGGCCCTGGTAGCTTGCTGCGATCGTTCCGGCCAGGAGGCCGGCCGGTGCCGTCAGGCCGGTCGGCCGGCTACAGCTTGGGGGCTTGCAGTGACTTCGGTGATCTTCTCGCGCCGCTCCGGCGCCGTACGCGTCGCGGCGGCTGCCGCGGGTCTGGCGGGCGCGCTCGTGCTGAGCGCGTGCAGCAGCGACGGCGACTCGGGCGACGACTCGGCCGCCGCCCCCGCCCCGTCCGCTTCGGAATCCGCCGCCCAAGGCGGCGACT
Protein-coding regions in this window:
- a CDS encoding type B 50S ribosomal protein L31, encoding MRQGIHPDYGPVVFRDRAANYAFLTRSTLSATAGEKTVEWEDGNTYPVVDVEISDVSHPFYTGTARVLDTAGRVERFERRYGKKG
- a CDS encoding CobW family GTP-binding protein; protein product: MAVPPGLPVVIVGGLHADARKAAVARLLADVPGSVVLHHDLATAAAGTVVRTIRDASGILDAGEAPLVNDCACCALREDLVPELERLRDAGGTRLAVVELWDSVEPKAMAEVVTAGGLTVTGVITAVDPALVLPCLGNGDDLADGGLAAAATDQRTVADTFARQLEYAPVLAVADSPEADDEDRELLAQLHPTARQVPIGQGVSADPVDDGLTVPTPRLRPLSPLAQAALAGFDVEAAAAAQHPACALLPAEADAHGVSTLVWSRRRPFHPERLYAALEDLTCSAARSRGRFWLADKPDTLFHWDAAGGALCVESTGPWLASLPDAAWEMVPPVRRAAAALDWDAEHGDRCQHLVFTSPGLDRDGLERLLESCLLTDAEYAAGRDAWQRLPHAFDTLLEV
- the rpmG gene encoding 50S ribosomal protein L33 yields the protein MARNELRPVIKLRSTAGTGFTYVTRKNRRNDPDRMTLRKFDPVAGRHVDFREER
- the rpsN gene encoding 30S ribosomal protein S14, with protein sequence MAKKSKIAKNDRRQEVVARYAARRAELKEIIRRPSSTEAERLAAQAELRRQPRDASATRVRNRDGVDGRPRGYFRAFGLSRVNLREQAHAGYLPGVRKSSW
- the rpmB gene encoding 50S ribosomal protein L28; amino-acid sequence: MSAHCMLTGTRPGFGNRISHSHRRTSRRFDPNIQSKRYWLPSEGRHVRLRLSTKGIKTVDTIGIEAAVARIRARGVRI